The following are from one region of the Candidatus Aminicenantes bacterium genome:
- a CDS encoding ATP-binding protein — MVTTNLIPSQWGKIFDSVTASAILDRLSLNGRFIICEGRSYRSQK, encoded by the coding sequence ATCGTCACGACTAACCTCATCCCTTCGCAGTGGGGCAAGATCTTTGATTCGGTCACCGCTTCGGCCATCCTCGACCGGCTCAGCTTAAACGGCCGCTTCATCATCTGTGAGGGGAGGTCCTATCGGAGCCAGAAGTGA